The following DNA comes from Amycolatopsis solani.
TGGACGGCCACGGTGCCTCCTGTTGGCGAGATGTCAACGACTCATCATGGCGCAGCGCCGCGCCCTGGGCCAGTCTAGGTTTTCCGGTGGCCCTCGCCACCTGGGCGCGAGGGTGGCGATCGGGGTCAACTATGCTGGCCCGGTACCCACGACCTGCGTGAATAAGGAGCAGCCTGCCGTGGCCCGAGTCGTCGTCGACGTCATGCCGAAGCCCGAAATCCTCGACCCGCAGGGACAGGCCGCGCTCGGCGCCGCCGGCCGCCTCGGCTTCACCGGGATCAAGGAGATCCGCCAGGGCAAGCACTTCGAGATCGAGGTCGACGACACGGTCGACGACGCCACGCTGGAGAAGATCGCCGAAGGCTTCCTCGCGAACCCGGTGATCGAGCAGTGGACCATCAAGCGGGTGGAGGCGTGAGCGCCCGCATCGGCGTCATCACCTTCCCGGGCACCCTGGACGACGGCGACGCGGCCCGCGCGGTCCGCTACGCCGGCGGCGAGGCGGTCCCGCTCTGGCACGCGGACGAGAACCTCCACGACGTCGACGCGGTCGTCGTCCCGGGCGGCTTCTCGTACGGCGACTACCTGCGCGCGGGCGTGATCGCCCGCTTCGCCCCGGTGATGACCCCGGTCATCGAGGCGGCCCGCGGCGGCATGCCGGTCCTCGGCATCTGCAACGGCTTCCAGATCCTGTGCGAGGCGGGCCTCCTGCCGGGCGCGATGATCCGCAACCAGGGCCTCCACTTCATCTGCCGCGACCAGTGGCTCCGGGTGGAGAACACCTCGACGGCGTGGACGACGCGCTACGACGAGGGCGCCGAGATCCTCATCCCGATGAAGAACATCGACGGCTGCTATGTGGCCGAGCAGTCCACTTTGGACGAGCTCGAGGCCGAGGGCCGCGTGGTGTTCCGCTACGTCGGCGGCAACCCGAACGGCTCCCGCAACGACATCGCGGGCATCCGCAGCGAGAACGGCCGCGTCGTCGGCCTGATGCCGCACCCGGAGCACGCGATCGACGCGCTGACCGGCCCGTCGGACGACGGCCTTGGCATGTTCTTCAGCGCGGTGGACGCGCTGGTCAAGGCCTGACGAACGGGGTGGGCGACGATCGTCGCCCACCCGCTCTTCAGTTGCCGATCAGCTTCTCGGCCACGCCGTCGCGGTCCGCGTTGACCGGCCTGCCGCACCAGTCGGGCCCGCCCTGGCACACCTGGATCTTGAGGCGGTCGAACCCACCGACGAGGTCCGGGTCGCCGATCGTGAAGTGGAACGGCTCGGTCGTGTCGGCGGGCGTGCTCCGGGTCGTGCTGTCGATCTTCACCGAGCCGGCGTAGGCCTCGAAGTAGACGGTCGTGCCGGACCCTTCGATGTCGGTCATGCTGCCCTGCACGGTCGCGGTCCGGTTGCCCCAGGCGACACCGCCCAGGGTGCCGCCCAGTGCGCAGGTTGTCGGGCACAGGTCGAAGCTGTCGTTCGGCCAGGTACCCGCGGCGGCCGGCGTGGCCACCAGCGCCGCCGCGGTGATCGCGATCCCGGCGGCGGCCACCCCGGTTCGCAGGGCTCGGCGTGTCGAAGTCATGCGGCTTCTCCTCGGATCGGGCCGGGCGTGCCCCGGCACCGCTGACACGCCCGGACCGCCGCCGCGGTTGAGGCGGCGGCCCTTCAGGTCTTGCTCTGGTCGTTCGACAGCCTGCGCCACCAGGCTCAACCGGCCGGCCGCGCGGATTGCACCCCGCTCAGGAACTCTTCCCGCTCCGCCGCGGTCATCACGAACTCCTCGCTAAGAAGCCGCCGCCACCAGGCGCGCGTACGGGCCGCCTGCCTCCAGCAGGGCCGAGTGCGGGCCCAGCTCCGTGATGCGGCCGTTCTCGACGACCGCGACCCGGTCGGCCGCCGCGGCCGTGTGCAGGCGGTGGGCGATCGCGATCACCGTGCGCCCCGACAGCACGCTGTTCAGCGACCGCTCCAGGTCCCGCGCCGAGCCCGTGTCCAGCAGCGACGTCGCCTCGTCGAGCACCAGCGTGTGCGGGTCGGCCAGCACCACCCGGGCCAGCGCCAGCTGCTGCGCGATCGCCGCCGGCACCGGGTGCTCGCCGGACCCCAGCTTCGTGTCCAGCCCGGACGGCAGCGCCGCGACCCAGTCCGACGCGCCCGCCGAGGCCAGCGCGGCCAGCAGCTCGTCGTCCGTCCAGTCGCCACCCGAGCGGCGGGCCGGCAGCGCCAGGTTCTGCCGCAGCGTCCCGGAGAACACGTGGTGTTCCTGGGTCAGCAGCAGCACCTCGCCGCGCAGGACGTCGTCGGCCAGTTCCGAGACGTCCTGGCCGCCGATCCGCACCGAGCCCGACGACGGCGCCGCGATGCCCGCCAGCAGCCTGCCGAGTGTCGACTTGCCCGCGCCGGACGGCCCGACGATCGCCAGCCGCTCGCCGCGCGGAACCCGCAGGTCGATGCCGTGCAGCACCTCGCGGTCGGCGGTGTAGGCGAACCGGACGTCGTGCACGTCGATGTCGCGGCCGCTCGGCACGTCCGTCACCTTCGGCGTGTCCTCGGCGGCCACCGAGTGGACACCGCGGATCCGGCGTGCCGCGGCCGCCGCGACCTGCAGGTCCTCCAGCCAGAACAGCGCCTCGTTCAGCGGCGCCGCCATCGCCTGCATGTACAGCAGCATCGTGGTGATCTCGCCGAGCCCGGCCCAGCCCCGGGTGTAGGCGAGCAGCCCGAGCGGCAGCATGACCGCCAGCGGGACGACGTAGCTGATCTCCAGCGACGGCAGCCAGCGCAGCTGCAGCGCCCGCATCCGGCGCTCGCCGTAGATGCTGCGCTCCAGCGCGTCGTTCGCCGCGCCGACCCGCCGGTCGGTCAGCCCGAGCGCCTCGACCGTGCGCGCGCCCTCCGCCGTCTCGTGCACGCTCGTGGTCAGGTCCGCCCAGCGGTCCAGCATCCACTGCATGACGGCCGGGATCCGCCGCTGGTACCAGACGTTGACCGGCACCAGCAGCGGCACCGCGACCAGCAGGCCCAGCGCCAGCAGCGGCGACGTCACGACCATGGCGACGACGGTGAACACCACGGTCACCGCCGCGACCAGGATCTCCGGCGCCGCGAACCGCGCCGCGTGGTCGATCCGGCCGAGGTCGGTGGTGGCGCGGCTGAGCAGGTCGCCGGTGCCCGCCGCTTCGACGGTGCCGAGCGGCAGCCGCAGCGCCGTCTCGACGAAGTCCTCGCGCGTGTTGGCCAGCACCAGCTCGCCGAACACCGCCCCGCGCAGCCGCGCGATCTTCCGCGCCAGCGCCTGCAGCACCAGGATCGCGACGAACACCGCCGCCAGGACGTCGACGTGCCCGGTGGTGGTGCCGGCCGCGACGTCGTCGACGAGCGCGCCGAGCAGCTGCGGCCCGGCCAGCCCGATCAGGGTGGCCACCGCCAGCGAGCCCAGCAGCAGGCCGAACTCGCGTTTGTGGATCGCCGCCGTTTTCAGCGCCCAGCGGCGGACGTCCCGCCGGGACGCCGTGGGTAGCCGCTTCACACCGTCACCCCTTTCGCCGTGAAGACTTCGTCCGCCACATGTGTCCACAAGGGACTCTGGCTGAACACCACCGTCGTCTTGCCGCGCCGCAGGGCCGCGACGCGCTCGGTGATGCGGGCCTCCGTGTGCGCGTCGACCGCCGACGTCGGCTCGTCGAGCACCAGCACGTCGGCGTCGGCCGCCAGCGCGCGGGCCAGGTTCAGCCGCTGGCGCTGACCGCCGGACACCTCGCGCCCGCGCTCGCCGATCACCTCTTCGACGCCGTCGGGCAGCGCCGCCACGATGTCGTCGGCGTCGGCCGCGAACAGCGCTTCGGTGCTCCCGACGCCGGTCGCGCGCGCCGGCGCCAGCTGCTCGCGCAGCACGCCGGAGAACCAGATGTCCTGGTTGTGCGCGTAGACGATCCGCCGCCGCAGCTCCGCGAGCGCGACCTGGTCCGCCCGAACGCCGCCGACCAGCACCGCTTCGCCGTCGGCCGGGTCGGCGAACCGGGCCAGCCGGTCCGCCACCGCTTCGCCTTCGGCGCCGAAGTCCACGACGGTCAGCCGGCCGGGCGCGACCCGGACGCCGGACTCGGTGTCGACCAGCTCCAGCGGCCCTTCGGGCAGCGGCACCGGCGTCTCCGGGTCCGCCAGCTTCGGGCGGATCGCCAGCAGCGCCACGATCTTCCGCGACGCGACCAGCCCGGACGTGATCGAGCCGACCGCCTCCGTCGCGGCCGTGACCGGCCAGATCAGGAACGCGGACACGCCGTAGAACGCCACCAGCTGCCCGACGTCGATCGAGCCGGCCACGGCCAGCCGCGCGCCGAGCCAGGTGATCACCACGGTGACCAGGCCGGGCAGCGCGATCTCCGCCGCGGCCAGCCACGCCTCGGCCTTGCCGACCTCGACGCCGGCCCGCCGGACCCGCTGGCTCGTTTCGCGGAAGCGGGCGAAGAACCGCCGCTCACCGCCGATGCCCCGCAGGATCCGCAGGCCGGACACGATGTCCGCGCCCAGCGCGTTGACGTCCCCGCGTTGCTCACGCTGCTTCGCCTTGCGCTTCTGCAGCGGCGCGAGGAGCGGGCCGATGCCGAGCACCGCGACCGGCACGCCGACCAGCGCGACCACGCCCAGCAGCGGCGACGTCGAGACCAGCCACACCGCGACCACGACGAACGCCAGCAGCGAGCCGACCGCCCGCCCGGTCATCTCGACGGTGTTGCCGATGTGGTTGATGTCGGTGGTGCTGACGGCGACGAGGTTGCCGGTGGTCGTCTGCTCGCGCAGGCCGGCGCCGACGCGCGTGGTGTGCGCCGACACGGTCCGCTGCGTGGTGCCCGCGCCGTGCAGCCACAGGCCGTAGTTGAGGAAGTGCAGCCAGGTCCCGAAGACCGTCTGCACCAGGCCGAGGACGGCCGCCGCGAGCGCCCAGCGCCCGACCGCGGCACCGTCGTGCGCGCCGATGGCGCCGATGCCCTGGCCGACGACCAGCGGCAGCAGCGCACCGGGCAGCGCCCAGACGACACCGATCGCGGCCGCGCCCAGCGCCGTCCCGAGCCGGGCCCGGAAGACGGCGAGCAGGAAGCGGCTCGCGGTCGGCCGCGCGGGCAGCCGCAGCGGCGGAAGGGGGTACGTGGCGGAAAGCACGATTCTCGACGTTAAGCCGCCGACCAGCGGAAGGCGATCGATTTTCCGCCCCGCGGCGGCCCGAGGTGTCGGGTGGCTCACACCTGCACCGACGGCCCGGGGACGCAACCGGTTTTCGGTGGACCACCGTCCGGGGCGCCACCGGGAGCCCCGTATCCTGGCGGCCGTGGCGAACCCTGACACGGACACCGTGACCAGCACCGTTGACACCACCGAGCGCGCCGGGGCGACCCCGGAGCACACCCAGCCGTATCGGGAACTGGGCCTCGCCGACGACGAGTACGCCCGCATCCGGGAGATCCTCGGCCGCCGGCCCACCGACGCCGAGCTGGCCATGTACTCGGTGATGTGGAGCGAGCACTGCTCCTACAAGTCCTCGAAGAAGCACCTGCGGTACTTCGGGGAGACCGCCACCGACGAGATGAAGGCCAAGATGCTGGCCGGCATCGGCGAAAACGCGGGCGTCGTCGACATCGGCGAGGGCTGGGCGGTCACCTTCAAGGTGGAGAGCCACAACCACCCGTCCTATGTGGAGCCGTACCAGGGCGCCGCGACCGGCGTCGGCGGCATCGTCCGCGACATCATGGCGATGGGCGCGCGGCCGCTAGCGGTCGCCGACGCGCTGCGCTTCGGCCCGGCCGACGCCCCCGACACCAAGCGCGTGCTGCCCGGCGTCGTCGCCGGCGTCGGCGGTTACGGCAACTGCCTCGGCCTGCCGAACATCGGCGGCGAGCTCGTCTTCGACCCGTCCTACTCGGGCAACCCGCTGGTGAACGCCCTGTGCGTCGGCGCGATGCGCGTCGAAGACCTGCACCTCGCGTTCGCGTCCGGCACCGGCAACAAGATCATCCTGTTCGGCGCGCGCACCGGCCTCGACGGCATCGGCGGCGTTTCCGTCCTGGCGAGTGACACCTTTTCGGGTGATGAATCGTCGGGCGGGCGCAAGAAGCTCCCGAGCGTCCAGGTCGGCGACCCGTTCACCGAGAAGGTGCTCATCGAGTGCTGCCTCGAGCTGTTCGCGCAGAAGCTGGTCGTCGGCATCCAGGACCTCGGCGGCGCCGGGCTGTCCTGCGCGACGTCCGAGCTGGCCGCGGCCGGCGACGGCGGCATGCAGATCTACCTCGACCGCGTTCCGTTGCGCGCCACCGGGATGACCCCCGCCGAGGTGCTCTCGAGCGAGTCGCAGGAGCGCATGTGCGCGGTCGTCTCGCCGGAGAACGTCGAGGCGTTCATGGCGGTCTGCCGCAAGTGGGACGTCATCGCCACCGACATCGGCGAGGTCACCGACGGCGAGCACCTGGTCATCACCTGGCACGACGAGGTCGTCGTCGACGTCCCGGCGCACACGGTGGCCCACCAGGGCCCGGTGTACGACCGGCCGATCGAGCGTCCGTCCTTTCAGGACGCTCTGATCGCCGACACCTCGGCGGACCTCCCGCGTCCGTCCACTCCGGACGAACTGCGCGCGGACGTGCTCAAGCTGATCGCCTCGCCCAACCAGGCGTCGAAGGAATGGGTGACCTCGCAGTACGACCGGTACGTGCGGGGCAACTCCGTGCTCTCGCAGCCGTCGGACTCCGGCATGATCCGGATCGACGAGTCGTCCGGCCGCGGCGTCTCGGTCGCGACGGACTGCAACAGCAAGTTCGTCTACCTCGACCCGTACCGCGGCGCGCAGCTGGCGCTGGCGGAGGCGTACCGCAACGTGGCGACGGGCGGCGCGACCCCGGTCGCGGTGTCCGACTGCCTGAACTTCGGCGCGCCGACCGACCCGGGCGTGATGTGGCAGTTCGAGCAGGCGGTCCACGGCCTCGCGGACGGCTGCGTCGAGCTCGGCATCCCGGTCACGGGCGGCAACGTGAGCTTCTTCAACCAGACCGGTTCGACGGCGATCCTGCCGACCCCGGTGATCGGCGTCCTCGGCGTGATCGACGACGTCACCCGCCGCATCCCGACCGGCATCGGCGCGGAAGCCGGCGAAACCCTGCTGCTGCTGGGCGAAACGCACGACGAGCTGGACGGCTCGGCCTGGGCCCGCGAGCTCCACGGCCACCTCGGCGGCGTGCCCCCGCGCGTCGACCTGGCCCGCGAAAAGCTGCTGGGCGAGATCCTGGTGGCGGGCTCCCGCGACGGCATGATCTCGGCGGCGCACGACCTGTCCGACGGCGGCCTGATCCAGACCTTGGTCGAGACCGTCCTCATCGGACAGTGCGGCGCCCGGGTCTTCCTCGACGACGGCCAGGACCCGTTCGTCCAACTGTTCTCCGAGTCGGCCGGCCGCGTGCTGGTTGCGGTCCCGCGCACGGAAGAGCTGCGCTTCACGGAGATGCTGACCGCGCGCGGGATGCCGTGGCGCAAGACCGGCGTGGTCGACCCGGAGTCGGGCACGCTGGAGCTGCAGGGCATCACGGAGTTCACGCTGGACGAGCTGCGCGAGGTCTGGGAAGGCGCCCTCCCGGCGCTGTTCGACTGAGCCCCCGGAGGGCGCCGGCTCCGGCCGGTGCCCTCCGCTCAGCCGCGCTTGGCGATGATCCGCCGGTCTCCGTCGTGGAGTTCCTCGACGTCCCAAGCGTCGGGCAGCTGCACGTCCTTCTCGGCCCGGACCCGCGTGTTGTACAGCGATACCGACTCCGGCAGCGAAGCGAACCGCAGGTCGGTCTGCCCGGCGAAGGAAGCCCGCCGCAGGTCCAGCGACCCCGTCGCCTGAACTCCGCCGAAGGTCGCGTCGTTGCCGAACTTCGCGTCCTTGAACGTCGTCTCCCCGGCGAACTTCGTGTTGGTGAACTCGGTCAGCTCGGCGAAGTGCGTCCCACTGAACCAGGCGTGGCTCTCGAAAACGGCCCCCCGGCACCGGAAGTACCCGATGAGCCGCCCGGCGCCGGTGCCCGCGGCCGTGAAGTACACGCTCCCCGTGAACCGGCAGCCGCTGAAGTTGGTGCTGCTGTGCAAAGCCGCGTACCGCAGGAGCAGCCCGCCGATGCGGCGCCCGGCGAAATCGAGGTATTCGACGACCGCGCCGGTCAGGTCGAGGTAGTAATCCGGTGCGTCCGGCGAGGCGGCGGCCGGAAGCAGATCCTTGACCAGGCGCTGTGCGGTGAGACGCACCTGGAGTTCTTGCTCCTGCTCGGGTGTGCCCCGGGTGCCGTCGCGTTCCTTGCGGTCCAGTTCCCCGTCGTACCGCGGGTGCTCGAACGGCCGCCGCAGGTAGGAGCACAGGACGTCCAGCACCGTCTGCGTGTACTCCGGACGGCTCCGCGCCAGCCCCGCCAGCGCGTGCAGCGCGCCGACCCGTACCTGGTCGGCGGCGTGGCCGAGCAGCTCGACCGCCTTCGCGAACCGCTCGTCCGCCACCCGCTCGCGGTCCTGTTCCGCGCGCTGCGCCTCGAGTTCGTGCCGCCGGCGCTCGATGTCCTGGCGGCCTTCCTCGACCCGGCGGCGCCGGTCGTTGAGCCACAGCGCGTACAGCGCCACGATCGCGCCGCCGGCGAGGCCGCCCGTCTTCAGCGCGTCACTGCGGCTGGTGGCGGGGTCGGTCAGCAACCAGCCGCCGACCCCGAGCAGCAGCACCAGCGACGCGAAGAACGTCCACGCCAGCGGCGATCGCCACAGCTTCACCCGCTCAGGAAACCAGCATGGTGCTGACGCAGAAACCCTTGTCGTCGAAGTTCGTCGCGCTCAGCGTGCCCTTGACGTTCTTGCCCGCGGACGTCCCGGTCACCTGGCCCTCGACCAGGTACTCGTCGTCCGGCACCTCGCCGAGCGTCAGCTTCAGCGGCGGCTTGAGGAACGTGTCGAGCCACGAGTCGAGCAGGTCCTTCGAGTCGGAGCAGCCCAGTGCGAGCGCGCCGGCCTTGTCGCCACCGTTCAGCTTGTCGATGAAGCCCTGCAGGACCGCCTTGGCGTCCGAAGCGCCGGAGCTCGACGGCGGCTTCGAGGTCGGCGTCGTCGTCTTCTTTGGCGTGGTCGTCTTCGGCGCGGTCGGCTTCGCGGACGTGCTCGACGACGGCGGCGCCGCGACGTTCGTGTTGTCGTCCTTCGAAAGGAAGAACCCGGGCGCGACGAAGCCGGTGACGCCCAGCGCCGCCAGCACGACGACCACGGTGGCGCCGACGGCGATCCACATCCCGGTCTTGCTCTTCTTCGGCGGTGCCGGCGGCCCGCCGAAGCCCTGCGCGTACCCGCCCTGGTTCGGGTCCCAGCCGGACATCTGGCCGCCCTGGTTCGGGTCCCAGGCCTGCTGGCCGTACTGCTGCGCGTTCGGGTCCGCCCACGCCGACTGCTGCTGCTGGGCGTTGGGGTCGCCCCACTGCGGCTGCGGGCTCGCCGGGAAGCCGCCCGACGGGTAACCCTGCTGTTGCTGCTGCTGGCTCGGGTCCCAGCCCTGCGGGTACTGCTGCGTCGGGTACGGCTGTTGCTGCTGGTTGGGGTCCCACCCGCCCTGCTGCGGGTACGGCTGCTGCGGGAAGCCGCCGGACTGCGGCTGCTGGCCGTACGGGTCGGGCTGGCCGGGCTGGCCCGGCTGAGGCGGGTACGTCATCTTTCATGCCTTCCGGGCGCTGGGTGTTCGTCCGCTTTCCGACGTCCGGTGGACGCGTGCGGTTCCCCCAGGACGTGTGAGCAGATTCTGCAAGCTCGGACGGTACGGCATGAAACCGGCTCCCGGCCGTGCCGACGCGAAGTCGTCACGATCCGGGAGCCGGGTGGTGCGGGTCAGCCGACGGCGAGTGCCTGGAGCCGGTCGTAGGCACCGTTGAAGGTGTCCTGGTCGAGCGGGCTCGAGGTGTACTGCCAGACGGTGTAGTAGCTCCAGTTGTACGGCAGGGTGCCCACCGACGACGCGTACCGCGCGACCCACAGCGGGGCCGTGCTGGAGAAGTCACCGCTCACGCAGCTGCTCCACCAGCTCGTCGACGTGTAGATCACCGGGTACCGGCCGGTGAGGGAGTGGTAGGTGTCGTGGAAGTCGAGGATCCACGACGTCATCCCGGCCTTGCTCAGCCCGTAGCAGGTCGCGCCGTACGGGTTGTACTCCATGTCGAGCGCGCCGGGCAGGGTCTTGCCGTCCTTCGACCAGCCGCCGCCGTGGGCGACGAAGTACCTGGCCTGCGCCGCGCCGCTCGCCGTGTTCGGGGTGGCGAAGTGGTACGCGCCGCGGATGAAGCCCTGGTTGTAGGAGCCGTTGTACTGCTGCGCGAAGTACGGGTTGGTGTAGCTGGTGCTCTCCGTGGCCTTGGTCCAGACGAACCGCTTGCCCTGGTTCCACCAGCTCGCCCAGTCGACGTTGCCCTGGTAGCTGGCGACGTCCATGCCGGCGACGGTGGCCAGCACCTGGTTGGGGATCGCCTGGGCGGGCTGCGGCTGCTGCGCCGCTTTCTGCGAGTCCGGTGTCGACTTGTCGCCTTCGACGCGCCGGATCTGCGAGCCCAGTTCGTGGTTGTGCTGTGCGATGTCCGCGTTGATCGCGGCGACCGGATCGGCCTCGGGGGAGAACGTCGCCGCCTGTGCCGTGCTGCCGAGCAGGAGCAGCGTGGCCGGGACGGCAAGGGCGGCGAACAGCCGCCTTCTTCGGGAAGTGGACATGCTGGAATCCCTTCACAGAACCCTCGCTGAGGGCGGCTATGTGCAGGTAGCCGCCCGGGCACGATTGTTGAGGACGAGAAGCCGGTTTGTCACTCAGTTCCGTGAAATTGGGTATACGCGTGGGTGATTTTCTCGGGTGGTCAACCGTCAATTGGTGACTGGTTAACACCTATTACTGGTGGGCTGCGCCGTTCAGCCCAGCGCGAGCGCGCGCAGTCGTTCGGCCGAGCCGTTGAACCAGTTCTGGTCGCCGGGCAGGGTGCCGCGGTCGGCGAACTGCCAGATCGTGTGCACGCCCCAGCCGGCGGGCAGCTCGCCGATGTAGGTGTTGTAGCGGGCGATCCAGAGCGGGTTGTCCCCGAAGCCGCCGTTGTTCGCGGTGCAGCGCTTCCACCAGCTCGTCGACGTGTAGATCGTCGGGTAGCGGCCGGTCACCGCGCGGTAGGTCTCGGAGAAGTCGCTGATCCAGCGGACCATGCCCGCCGCGTCCTTGCCGTAGCAGGTTTCGCCGTACGGGTTGTACTCCGCGTCGAGCGCGCCGGGCAGGGTCCGGCCGTCGGCCGACCAGCCGCCGCCGTGGGCGAGGAAGTATCGCGCCTGCGACGCCCCGTCGGAAACGTCCGGCCGCGCGAAGTGGTACGCGCCGCGGATCAGGCCGGCGTCGTACGAGCCGTTGTACTGCTGCGCGAACTGCGGGTTGACGAAGCCGGTGCCCTCGGTCGCCTTGACGTAGACGAACTTGGCGCCGCCGCGCGCCGCGCCCGGCCAGTCGACCGGACCCTGGTGCCCGCTGACGTCGTGCCCGAGCTGCTGGTCGTCGGCCCCGTACAGCACGCCGGGCACCGCGCCGACGCCTTCGACCTTGGCGATCTGCGATCCCGCGAAGTGCTCTTCGGCTCCCGCGTAGATGTCCTGCGCGGTCGCCGGCGACTGGCCGAGGACGAGCAGGGCCGCGGCGGCGAAGGCAAGCAATGCACGACGTCTCACCCTCATGCTCCCCACCCGTCTCGTGAGTCTTATCCAGCCTCACGATGCACCCGAGTCGCCGATCCGGCGACTCGGGTGTTCACTCGATGGGGTTAAAACCGCAGGTCAACGCTGTTCGTCGGCGATCGCCCGCACGAGGTGCTCGGCCGGTACGACGGCCGTGATGAGGTCGTGCGGGTTGATCGCGACCGGGTGACCACCCAGCAGGCTGACGATGTCGCGGCCCAGCACGGCGCGGGCGTGCGGCCACTCGCTCGGCACCAGCGCCTTGCGGGTGTACGCCGGCACCATCACCCGCCCGTCCGTGTTGTGGAACCCGATGACCGTGCGCTGCACCGGCGACATCGCGTAGACGAACAGCGTCGAGTCGAGGACGACCTTCGGCAGGTCCGACGGCGGGCGGTGCTCGGTGCGGACGAGCTGCAGCAGCTGCTCGAGGTCGTTCGCCGGCTCCGGGAAACCCAGCGCCTTGGGTGAAGGCCGGTAGCGGTCGTTGGGGTGGAAGTCCGAGACCACGTCACCGGCGCCGTTCACCGGGTAGGCGCCGACGACCGCCCACGACGGGACCGGCCCGTTCGGGTCGAAGGCCTCGTCGATGACGTAGAGCCAGCTGTCGGGGTTGGCGCGGGCGTTCGCCCGCATCTCCGCGGTGATCTCGGGCGTGCCGTGCTTGCCGGACCGCCGGGCCTGCTGCCCGTTGCGCCGCGCCGCGCGGCTGTGCTTGCCGGGGCGTTCGGCCCCGCTTCCGGTGGGCTGCTGCGAAACCATCCGATCTGCCTCGTCCCGCTGCGCCATGTGATCCCCACGTTCTCGGGTGTGCCGGAAAACTCTTGGTGCGCCACTCTACTGTTTGCCCATGGCCTCTTCGCGTTCGGTCGACCCCGGACAGTTACGTGCGGCGGTGCAGGCGGTTTCGCCGTGGTTGCAAGGCGCCGCGCCCGACCCGGCGCGAGCGGAACTGGCCGCCGCGGTCCGGCTCAGCCTGCGCGCGCTGGCAGCCGACGCGCCGGGCCGCACGGTGGAAGTCCGCGTGCCGCCGTTCGCGGCGGTGCAGTGCGTGGAAGGGCCGCGGCACACCCGCGGCACCCCGCCGAACGTGATCGAGACCGACCCGCGCACGTGGCTCGAACTGGCCACCGGCCGACTGGACTGGACCACTGCGGTGGCGGACGGCCGGGTGTCCGCGTCGGGCACCCGGGCCGACCTCTCCCACTGGCTCCCCCTCGTCCGCCTCTGACGGACGGGGATCCCTACGGCTTGCGGCCGACGCCGCCGGCGATCGTCCGCTGCGCGACGTTCAGCTCCTTGAGCCGCGGGCCGTCCGGCCACCAGTCGGCGCACCGGACCACGCCCGGCGGGACCATGTCGAGGCCGGGGAACAGCTCTTCGATCTCCTTCTGCGTCCGGAAGGAACCGGAACCCATCGGGCTGTGCAGGAAGAAGTCCTCCATGCGGCGCGCCGTCTCGGAGTCGTCGTTCTCGGGGTCGTAGAAGTGGCTGAGGCCGACGAAGGAGCCGGACGGCAGCGCGTCGACGTACTCCCGCATGATCTCGGCGGGCCGGCCGGGGTCGCCGTTGAAGTGGTGCAGCGTGCCCATCTGGAGCAGGACCAGCGGCTGGCTGAAGTCGATGTGCTCGCGGACGATCTCGTTCTGCAGGATCCGCTGCGGCTCGAAGATGTCTTCGGCGACGAAGTGGGTGTGCTCGTTCTCTTCCAGCAGCGCCCGCCCGTGCGCGAGGACCACGGGGTCGTTGTCGACGTAGACGACCTTCGTCTCCGGGTTGATCCGCTGGACGACCTGGTGGGTGTTCTCCGCCGTCGGCAGGCCCGAGCCGAGGTCGAGGAACTGGCTGATGCCCGTCTGGCTGGCGAGGAAGC
Coding sequences within:
- a CDS encoding ABC transporter ATP-binding protein, which produces MKRLPTASRRDVRRWALKTAAIHKREFGLLLGSLAVATLIGLAGPQLLGALVDDVAAGTTTGHVDVLAAVFVAILVLQALARKIARLRGAVFGELVLANTREDFVETALRLPLGTVEAAGTGDLLSRATTDLGRIDHAARFAAPEILVAAVTVVFTVVAMVVTSPLLALGLLVAVPLLVPVNVWYQRRIPAVMQWMLDRWADLTTSVHETAEGARTVEALGLTDRRVGAANDALERSIYGERRMRALQLRWLPSLEISYVVPLAVMLPLGLLAYTRGWAGLGEITTMLLYMQAMAAPLNEALFWLEDLQVAAAAARRIRGVHSVAAEDTPKVTDVPSGRDIDVHDVRFAYTADREVLHGIDLRVPRGERLAIVGPSGAGKSTLGRLLAGIAAPSSGSVRIGGQDVSELADDVLRGEVLLLTQEHHVFSGTLRQNLALPARRSGGDWTDDELLAALASAGASDWVAALPSGLDTKLGSGEHPVPAAIAQQLALARVVLADPHTLVLDEATSLLDTGSARDLERSLNSVLSGRTVIAIAHRLHTAAAADRVAVVENGRITELGPHSALLEAGGPYARLVAAAS
- a CDS encoding ABC transporter ATP-binding protein; translated protein: MLSATYPLPPLRLPARPTASRFLLAVFRARLGTALGAAAIGVVWALPGALLPLVVGQGIGAIGAHDGAAVGRWALAAAVLGLVQTVFGTWLHFLNYGLWLHGAGTTQRTVSAHTTRVGAGLREQTTTGNLVAVSTTDINHIGNTVEMTGRAVGSLLAFVVVAVWLVSTSPLLGVVALVGVPVAVLGIGPLLAPLQKRKAKQREQRGDVNALGADIVSGLRILRGIGGERRFFARFRETSQRVRRAGVEVGKAEAWLAAAEIALPGLVTVVITWLGARLAVAGSIDVGQLVAFYGVSAFLIWPVTAATEAVGSITSGLVASRKIVALLAIRPKLADPETPVPLPEGPLELVDTESGVRVAPGRLTVVDFGAEGEAVADRLARFADPADGEAVLVGGVRADQVALAELRRRIVYAHNQDIWFSGVLREQLAPARATGVGSTEALFAADADDIVAALPDGVEEVIGERGREVSGGQRQRLNLARALAADADVLVLDEPTSAVDAHTEARITERVAALRRGKTTVVFSQSPLWTHVADEVFTAKGVTV
- the purQ gene encoding phosphoribosylformylglycinamidine synthase subunit PurQ, which produces MSARIGVITFPGTLDDGDAARAVRYAGGEAVPLWHADENLHDVDAVVVPGGFSYGDYLRAGVIARFAPVMTPVIEAARGGMPVLGICNGFQILCEAGLLPGAMIRNQGLHFICRDQWLRVENTSTAWTTRYDEGAEILIPMKNIDGCYVAEQSTLDELEAEGRVVFRYVGGNPNGSRNDIAGIRSENGRVVGLMPHPEHAIDALTGPSDDGLGMFFSAVDALVKA
- the purS gene encoding phosphoribosylformylglycinamidine synthase subunit PurS, with amino-acid sequence MARVVVDVMPKPEILDPQGQAALGAAGRLGFTGIKEIRQGKHFEIEVDDTVDDATLEKIAEGFLANPVIEQWTIKRVEA